One stretch of Arachis hypogaea cultivar Tifrunner chromosome 20, arahy.Tifrunner.gnm2.J5K5, whole genome shotgun sequence DNA includes these proteins:
- the LOC140183041 gene encoding uncharacterized protein, with amino-acid sequence MVLTKECSAIIQKDLSKKMQDPRSLFIPCTIGDITIQRTLYDLGASINFMPLFLMKKLQIDEGQVLEALQYPSDSKGCMRVGLIELLIQEVFESKELDGVLEPSSEDGLLEIDDLPPQEREPNAISKEEGLPKLDLKPFPPSLKYDAKPRLIRWVLLLQEFDIEIRVRKRLENQVVDHLSRIKPEEGMQQPTPVTKTFSDKQIFMIQRAPWFADIANYKAMRFISKETAAFKTPISMFPYQLVYGKACHSPVELEHRTYWATKLLNFDAKATGEKGLL; translated from the exons ATGGTGCTTAcaaaagaatgtagtgctattatTCAGAAGGATCTCTCTAAGAAGATGCAAGATCCTAGAAGCCTTTTTATTCCTTGTACCATTGGTGATATCACTATTCAGAGGACACTAtatgatcttggagctagcatcaatttcaTGCCACTTTTCTTGATGAAAAAGCTCCAAATTGATGAG GGTCAAGTGCTTGAGGCTCTGCAATATCCTAGTGATTCCAAGGGATGTATGAGAGTTGGTCTTATTGAGCTACTAATTCAAGAGGTTTTTGAATCTAAAGAGCTTGATGGTGTTTTGGAACCCTCTTCAGAGGATGGTTTACTTGAGATTGATGATTTACCACCTCAAGAGAGGGAACCTAATGCCATTAGCAAAGAGGAAGGGCTTCCAAAGCTTGATTTGAAGCCATTTCCTCCCTCTTTGAAGTAT gatgcTAAGCCAAGGTTGATTAGGTGGGTGCTCCTTcttcaagagtttgatattgagattagagTCAGGAAAAGGTTAGAGAATCAAGTGGTTGACCATCTTTCTAGGATTAAGCCTGAGGAGGGAATGCAACAACCCACTCCTGTGACTAAGACCTTTTCAGATAAGCAAATCTTTATGATTCAGagggctccatggtttgcagatattgcaaattacaaagccaTGAGGTTCATCTCCAAGGAAACAGCAG cattcaagactcctattagCATGTTCccatatcagttggtctatggtaaAGCCTGTCACTCGCCAGTGGAGTTAGAGCACAGAACATATTGGGCAACAAAGCTCCTGAACTTTGATGCTAAGGCTACAGGAGAAAAGGGGCTCCTTTAA
- the LOC112785137 gene encoding coronatine-insensitive protein 1 isoform X1 codes for MEDRSVRRTRQVDVVMDCVIPYIDDPKDRDAVSQVCRRWYELDSMTRKHVTIALCYTTTPDRLRRRFPHLESLKLKGKPRAAMFNLIPEDWGGHVTPWVTEISQHFGCLRSLHFRRMIVKDSDLEVLAKSRGHVLQALKLDKCSGFSTDGLFFVGRFCRNLRVLFLEESTIVEKDGEWLHELASNNTVLESLNFYLTEIAAVGIQDLELIAKNCPNLVSVKVTDSEILDLVNFFRYATSLEEFCGGAYTEEPDRYNAVTLPARLCRLGLTNIESNELPMVFVYASILKKLDLMYAMLDTEDHCKLIEKCPNLEVLESRNVIGDRGLEVLARCCTKLKRLRIDRGDDDQGMEDEDGVVSHRGLTALAQGCPKLEYLAVYVSDITNACLEQIGTHLRNLCDFRLVLLDHEAEITDLPLDNGVRTLLMGCDKLRRFALYLRPGGLTDQGLGYIGQYSQNVRWMLLGYVGQSDAGLLEFSKGCPNLQKLEMRGCSFFSERALAIAAMRLASLRYLWVQGYGASPSGRDLLAMARPFWNIELIPSRHVAVNNNPEMPVIIEHPAHILAYYSLAGQRDDFPDSVVPLESTVESQHTRCVLQYTGCVLDTCYHSGNTVLDIFFAFLQYCNTL; via the exons ATGGAGGACAGGAGCGTGAGGAGGACGCGCCAGGTGGACGTGGTGATGGACTGCGTGATTCCGTACATCGATGACCCGAAAGACCGCGACGCCGTGTCTCAGGTGTGTCGGCGGTGGTACGAGCTCGATTCCATGACACGTAAGCACGTCACCATCGCGCTATGCTACACAACCACGCCGGACCGCCTCAGGCGGCGGTTCCCTCACCTGGAGTCTCTGAAGCTGAAGGGGAAGCCTAGGGCGGCGATGTTCAACCTCATACCGGAGGATTGGGGCGGTCACGTGACGCCTTGGGTGACGGAGATCTCGCAGCACTTTGGATGCCTCAGGAGCCTCCATTTCCGGCGCATGATTGTTAAGGACTCCGATCTTGAGGTTCTTGCTAAGTCACGTGGTCACGTGCTTCAAGCTCTGAAGCTTGATAAGTGTTCTGGTTTCTCCACAGATGGCCTTTTCTTTGTTGGCAGGTTTTGCAG GAATTTAAGAGTCTTGTTTTTGGAGGAAAGCACAATTGTTGAGAAAGATGGTGAATGGTTGCATGAGCTTGCTTCAAATAATACGGTTCTTGAGTCACTCAATTTTTACTTGACGGAAATTGCGGCTGTAGGAATTCAGGACCTTGAACTTATAGCCAAAAATTGCCCCAACTTAGTCTCCGTGAAAGTTACTGATTCCGAAATCTTGGATCTTGTGAACTTCTTTCGCTATGCTACTTCTCTAGAAGAATTTTGTGGAGGTGCCTATACTGAGGAACCAGATAGGTACAATGCTGTAACATTACCAGCCAGGTTATGCCGATTGGGTTTGACAAATATTGAAAGCAATGAGTTGCCAATGGTGTTTGTTTATGCATCCATACTAAAAAAGTTGGACCTCATGTATGCAATGCTGGATACAGAGGATCATTGCAAGTTAATTGAAAAGTGCCCCAATTTGGAAGTCCTCGAG TCAAGAAATGTAATTGGAGATAGAGGATTGGAGGTTCTTGCTCGCTGTTGTACAAAGTTAAAAAGGCTTAGGATTGATAGAGGTGATGATGATCAAGGAATGGAAGATGAAGATGGTGTTGTTTCCCATAGAGGATTAACTGCTTTGGCACAGGGATGTCCAAAACTCGAATATTTGGCTGTTTATGTATCTGACATCACAAATGCATGTTTGGAACAGATTGGAACTCACTTGAGAAACCTTTGTGATTTTCGCCTTGTCCTGCTTGATCATGAAGCAGAAATAACCGATTTGCCACTTGACAATGGAGTAAGGACTTTACTTATGGGTTGTGACAAGCTTAGAAGATTTGCTCTTTATCTCCGACCCGGGGGCTTGACTGACCAGGGTCTTGGCTACATTGGGCAATACAGCCAAAATGTAAGATGGATGCTACTTGGCTATGTTGGACAGTCCGATGCAGGGCTTTTGGAATTCTCTAAGGGCTGTCCGAATCTCCAGAAACTCGAAATGAGAGGCTGTTCCTTTTTTAGTGAGCGTGCACTAGCCATTGCTGCAATGCGCCTGGCTTCTCTTAGGTACTTGTGGGTGCAAGGCTATGGTGCCTCTCCTTCTGGACGCGATCTTTTGGCTATGGCTCGCCCCTTTTGGAATATCGAGTTGATTCCTTCTAGACACGTGGCGGTAAATAATAATCCGGAAATGCCAGTAATCATTGAGCATCCGGCTCACATTCTTGCATATTACTCTCTTGCGGGGCAAAGAGATGATTTTCCGGATAGCGTTGTACCTTTGGAATCCACG GTAGAGAGTCAACATACAAGATGCGTGTTGCAATATACAGGATGCGTGTTGGACACGTGTTATCATTCTGGCAACACGGTGTTGGACATTTTTTTTGCATTTCTACAGTATTGTAATACACTTTAA
- the LOC112785137 gene encoding coronatine-insensitive protein 1 isoform X3, with translation MEDRSVRRTRQVDVVMDCVIPYIDDPKDRDAVSQVCRRWYELDSMTRKHVTIALCYTTTPDRLRRRFPHLESLKLKGKPRAAMFNLIPEDWGGHVTPWVTEISQHFGCLRSLHFRRMIVKDSDLEVLAKSRGHVLQALKLDKCSGFSTDGLFFVGRFCRNLRVLFLEESTIVEKDGEWLHELASNNTVLESLNFYLTEIAAVGIQDLELIAKNCPNLVSVKVTDSEILDLVNFFRYATSLEEFCGGAYTEEPDRYNAVTLPARLCRLGLTNIESNELPMVFVYASILKKLDLMYAMLDTEDHCKLIEKCPNLEVLESRNVIGDRGLEVLARCCTKLKRLRIDRGDDDQGMEDEDGVVSHRGLTALAQGCPKLEYLAVYVSDITNACLEQIGTHLRNLCDFRLVLLDHEAEITDLPLDNGVRTLLMGCDKLRRFALYLRPGGLTDQGLGYIGQYSQNVRWMLLGYVGQSDAGLLEFSKGCPNLQKLEMRGCSFFSERALAIAAMRLASLRYLWVQGYGASPSGRDLLAMARPFWNIELIPSRHVAVNNNPEMPVIIEHPAHILAYYSLAGQRDDFPDSVVPLESTDRETK, from the exons ATGGAGGACAGGAGCGTGAGGAGGACGCGCCAGGTGGACGTGGTGATGGACTGCGTGATTCCGTACATCGATGACCCGAAAGACCGCGACGCCGTGTCTCAGGTGTGTCGGCGGTGGTACGAGCTCGATTCCATGACACGTAAGCACGTCACCATCGCGCTATGCTACACAACCACGCCGGACCGCCTCAGGCGGCGGTTCCCTCACCTGGAGTCTCTGAAGCTGAAGGGGAAGCCTAGGGCGGCGATGTTCAACCTCATACCGGAGGATTGGGGCGGTCACGTGACGCCTTGGGTGACGGAGATCTCGCAGCACTTTGGATGCCTCAGGAGCCTCCATTTCCGGCGCATGATTGTTAAGGACTCCGATCTTGAGGTTCTTGCTAAGTCACGTGGTCACGTGCTTCAAGCTCTGAAGCTTGATAAGTGTTCTGGTTTCTCCACAGATGGCCTTTTCTTTGTTGGCAGGTTTTGCAG GAATTTAAGAGTCTTGTTTTTGGAGGAAAGCACAATTGTTGAGAAAGATGGTGAATGGTTGCATGAGCTTGCTTCAAATAATACGGTTCTTGAGTCACTCAATTTTTACTTGACGGAAATTGCGGCTGTAGGAATTCAGGACCTTGAACTTATAGCCAAAAATTGCCCCAACTTAGTCTCCGTGAAAGTTACTGATTCCGAAATCTTGGATCTTGTGAACTTCTTTCGCTATGCTACTTCTCTAGAAGAATTTTGTGGAGGTGCCTATACTGAGGAACCAGATAGGTACAATGCTGTAACATTACCAGCCAGGTTATGCCGATTGGGTTTGACAAATATTGAAAGCAATGAGTTGCCAATGGTGTTTGTTTATGCATCCATACTAAAAAAGTTGGACCTCATGTATGCAATGCTGGATACAGAGGATCATTGCAAGTTAATTGAAAAGTGCCCCAATTTGGAAGTCCTCGAG TCAAGAAATGTAATTGGAGATAGAGGATTGGAGGTTCTTGCTCGCTGTTGTACAAAGTTAAAAAGGCTTAGGATTGATAGAGGTGATGATGATCAAGGAATGGAAGATGAAGATGGTGTTGTTTCCCATAGAGGATTAACTGCTTTGGCACAGGGATGTCCAAAACTCGAATATTTGGCTGTTTATGTATCTGACATCACAAATGCATGTTTGGAACAGATTGGAACTCACTTGAGAAACCTTTGTGATTTTCGCCTTGTCCTGCTTGATCATGAAGCAGAAATAACCGATTTGCCACTTGACAATGGAGTAAGGACTTTACTTATGGGTTGTGACAAGCTTAGAAGATTTGCTCTTTATCTCCGACCCGGGGGCTTGACTGACCAGGGTCTTGGCTACATTGGGCAATACAGCCAAAATGTAAGATGGATGCTACTTGGCTATGTTGGACAGTCCGATGCAGGGCTTTTGGAATTCTCTAAGGGCTGTCCGAATCTCCAGAAACTCGAAATGAGAGGCTGTTCCTTTTTTAGTGAGCGTGCACTAGCCATTGCTGCAATGCGCCTGGCTTCTCTTAGGTACTTGTGGGTGCAAGGCTATGGTGCCTCTCCTTCTGGACGCGATCTTTTGGCTATGGCTCGCCCCTTTTGGAATATCGAGTTGATTCCTTCTAGACACGTGGCGGTAAATAATAATCCGGAAATGCCAGTAATCATTGAGCATCCGGCTCACATTCTTGCATATTACTCTCTTGCGGGGCAAAGAGATGATTTTCCGGATAGCGTTGTACCTTTGGAATCCACG GACAGGGAAACAAAGTGA
- the LOC112785137 gene encoding coronatine-insensitive protein 1 isoform X2 codes for MEDRSVRRTRQVDVVMDCVIPYIDDPKDRDAVSQVCRRWYELDSMTRKHVTIALCYTTTPDRLRRRFPHLESLKLKGKPRAAMFNLIPEDWGGHVTPWVTEISQHFGCLRSLHFRRMIVKDSDLEVLAKSRGHVLQALKLDKCSGFSTDGLFFVGRFCRNLRVLFLEESTIVEKDGEWLHELASNNTVLESLNFYLTEIAAVGIQDLELIAKNCPNLVSVKVTDSEILDLVNFFRYATSLEEFCGGAYTEEPDRYNAVTLPARLCRLGLTNIESNELPMVFVYASILKKLDLMYAMLDTEDHCKLIEKCPNLEVLESRNVIGDRGLEVLARCCTKLKRLRIDRGDDDQGMEDEDGVVSHRGLTALAQGCPKLEYLAVYVSDITNACLEQIGTHLRNLCDFRLVLLDHEAEITDLPLDNGVRTLLMGCDKLRRFALYLRPGGLTDQGLGYIGQYSQNVRWMLLGYVGQSDAGLLEFSKGCPNLQKLEMRGCSFFSERALAIAAMRLASLRYLWVQGYGASPSGRDLLAMARPFWNIELIPSRHVAVNNNPEMPVIIEHPAHILAYYSLAGQRDDFPDSVVPLESTIALLMA; via the exons ATGGAGGACAGGAGCGTGAGGAGGACGCGCCAGGTGGACGTGGTGATGGACTGCGTGATTCCGTACATCGATGACCCGAAAGACCGCGACGCCGTGTCTCAGGTGTGTCGGCGGTGGTACGAGCTCGATTCCATGACACGTAAGCACGTCACCATCGCGCTATGCTACACAACCACGCCGGACCGCCTCAGGCGGCGGTTCCCTCACCTGGAGTCTCTGAAGCTGAAGGGGAAGCCTAGGGCGGCGATGTTCAACCTCATACCGGAGGATTGGGGCGGTCACGTGACGCCTTGGGTGACGGAGATCTCGCAGCACTTTGGATGCCTCAGGAGCCTCCATTTCCGGCGCATGATTGTTAAGGACTCCGATCTTGAGGTTCTTGCTAAGTCACGTGGTCACGTGCTTCAAGCTCTGAAGCTTGATAAGTGTTCTGGTTTCTCCACAGATGGCCTTTTCTTTGTTGGCAGGTTTTGCAG GAATTTAAGAGTCTTGTTTTTGGAGGAAAGCACAATTGTTGAGAAAGATGGTGAATGGTTGCATGAGCTTGCTTCAAATAATACGGTTCTTGAGTCACTCAATTTTTACTTGACGGAAATTGCGGCTGTAGGAATTCAGGACCTTGAACTTATAGCCAAAAATTGCCCCAACTTAGTCTCCGTGAAAGTTACTGATTCCGAAATCTTGGATCTTGTGAACTTCTTTCGCTATGCTACTTCTCTAGAAGAATTTTGTGGAGGTGCCTATACTGAGGAACCAGATAGGTACAATGCTGTAACATTACCAGCCAGGTTATGCCGATTGGGTTTGACAAATATTGAAAGCAATGAGTTGCCAATGGTGTTTGTTTATGCATCCATACTAAAAAAGTTGGACCTCATGTATGCAATGCTGGATACAGAGGATCATTGCAAGTTAATTGAAAAGTGCCCCAATTTGGAAGTCCTCGAG TCAAGAAATGTAATTGGAGATAGAGGATTGGAGGTTCTTGCTCGCTGTTGTACAAAGTTAAAAAGGCTTAGGATTGATAGAGGTGATGATGATCAAGGAATGGAAGATGAAGATGGTGTTGTTTCCCATAGAGGATTAACTGCTTTGGCACAGGGATGTCCAAAACTCGAATATTTGGCTGTTTATGTATCTGACATCACAAATGCATGTTTGGAACAGATTGGAACTCACTTGAGAAACCTTTGTGATTTTCGCCTTGTCCTGCTTGATCATGAAGCAGAAATAACCGATTTGCCACTTGACAATGGAGTAAGGACTTTACTTATGGGTTGTGACAAGCTTAGAAGATTTGCTCTTTATCTCCGACCCGGGGGCTTGACTGACCAGGGTCTTGGCTACATTGGGCAATACAGCCAAAATGTAAGATGGATGCTACTTGGCTATGTTGGACAGTCCGATGCAGGGCTTTTGGAATTCTCTAAGGGCTGTCCGAATCTCCAGAAACTCGAAATGAGAGGCTGTTCCTTTTTTAGTGAGCGTGCACTAGCCATTGCTGCAATGCGCCTGGCTTCTCTTAGGTACTTGTGGGTGCAAGGCTATGGTGCCTCTCCTTCTGGACGCGATCTTTTGGCTATGGCTCGCCCCTTTTGGAATATCGAGTTGATTCCTTCTAGACACGTGGCGGTAAATAATAATCCGGAAATGCCAGTAATCATTGAGCATCCGGCTCACATTCTTGCATATTACTCTCTTGCGGGGCAAAGAGATGATTTTCCGGATAGCGTTGTACCTTTGGAATCCACG ATTGCTTTGCTGATGGCATAG
- the LOC112785137 gene encoding coronatine-insensitive protein 1 isoform X4, which produces MEDRSVRRTRQVDVVMDCVIPYIDDPKDRDAVSQVCRRWYELDSMTRKHVTIALCYTTTPDRLRRRFPHLESLKLKGKPRAAMFNLIPEDWGGHVTPWVTEISQHFGCLRSLHFRRMIVKDSDLEVLAKSRGHVLQALKLDKCSGFSTDGLFFVGRFCRNLRVLFLEESTIVEKDGEWLHELASNNTVLESLNFYLTEIAAVGIQDLELIAKNCPNLVSVKVTDSEILDLVNFFRYATSLEEFCGGAYTEEPDRYNAVTLPARLCRLGLTNIESNELPMVFVYASILKKLDLMYAMLDTEDHCKLIEKCPNLEVLESRNVIGDRGLEVLARCCTKLKRLRIDRGDDDQGMEDEDGVVSHRGLTALAQGCPKLEYLAVYVSDITNACLEQIGTHLRNLCDFRLVLLDHEAEITDLPLDNGVRTLLMGCDKLRRFALYLRPGGLTDQGLGYIGQYSQNVRWMLLGYVGQSDAGLLEFSKGCPNLQKLEMRGCSFFSERALAIAAMRLASLRYLWVQGYGASPSGRDLLAMARPFWNIELIPSRHVAVNNNPEMPVIIEHPAHILAYYSLAGQRDDFPDSVVPLESTGNKVI; this is translated from the exons ATGGAGGACAGGAGCGTGAGGAGGACGCGCCAGGTGGACGTGGTGATGGACTGCGTGATTCCGTACATCGATGACCCGAAAGACCGCGACGCCGTGTCTCAGGTGTGTCGGCGGTGGTACGAGCTCGATTCCATGACACGTAAGCACGTCACCATCGCGCTATGCTACACAACCACGCCGGACCGCCTCAGGCGGCGGTTCCCTCACCTGGAGTCTCTGAAGCTGAAGGGGAAGCCTAGGGCGGCGATGTTCAACCTCATACCGGAGGATTGGGGCGGTCACGTGACGCCTTGGGTGACGGAGATCTCGCAGCACTTTGGATGCCTCAGGAGCCTCCATTTCCGGCGCATGATTGTTAAGGACTCCGATCTTGAGGTTCTTGCTAAGTCACGTGGTCACGTGCTTCAAGCTCTGAAGCTTGATAAGTGTTCTGGTTTCTCCACAGATGGCCTTTTCTTTGTTGGCAGGTTTTGCAG GAATTTAAGAGTCTTGTTTTTGGAGGAAAGCACAATTGTTGAGAAAGATGGTGAATGGTTGCATGAGCTTGCTTCAAATAATACGGTTCTTGAGTCACTCAATTTTTACTTGACGGAAATTGCGGCTGTAGGAATTCAGGACCTTGAACTTATAGCCAAAAATTGCCCCAACTTAGTCTCCGTGAAAGTTACTGATTCCGAAATCTTGGATCTTGTGAACTTCTTTCGCTATGCTACTTCTCTAGAAGAATTTTGTGGAGGTGCCTATACTGAGGAACCAGATAGGTACAATGCTGTAACATTACCAGCCAGGTTATGCCGATTGGGTTTGACAAATATTGAAAGCAATGAGTTGCCAATGGTGTTTGTTTATGCATCCATACTAAAAAAGTTGGACCTCATGTATGCAATGCTGGATACAGAGGATCATTGCAAGTTAATTGAAAAGTGCCCCAATTTGGAAGTCCTCGAG TCAAGAAATGTAATTGGAGATAGAGGATTGGAGGTTCTTGCTCGCTGTTGTACAAAGTTAAAAAGGCTTAGGATTGATAGAGGTGATGATGATCAAGGAATGGAAGATGAAGATGGTGTTGTTTCCCATAGAGGATTAACTGCTTTGGCACAGGGATGTCCAAAACTCGAATATTTGGCTGTTTATGTATCTGACATCACAAATGCATGTTTGGAACAGATTGGAACTCACTTGAGAAACCTTTGTGATTTTCGCCTTGTCCTGCTTGATCATGAAGCAGAAATAACCGATTTGCCACTTGACAATGGAGTAAGGACTTTACTTATGGGTTGTGACAAGCTTAGAAGATTTGCTCTTTATCTCCGACCCGGGGGCTTGACTGACCAGGGTCTTGGCTACATTGGGCAATACAGCCAAAATGTAAGATGGATGCTACTTGGCTATGTTGGACAGTCCGATGCAGGGCTTTTGGAATTCTCTAAGGGCTGTCCGAATCTCCAGAAACTCGAAATGAGAGGCTGTTCCTTTTTTAGTGAGCGTGCACTAGCCATTGCTGCAATGCGCCTGGCTTCTCTTAGGTACTTGTGGGTGCAAGGCTATGGTGCCTCTCCTTCTGGACGCGATCTTTTGGCTATGGCTCGCCCCTTTTGGAATATCGAGTTGATTCCTTCTAGACACGTGGCGGTAAATAATAATCCGGAAATGCCAGTAATCATTGAGCATCCGGCTCACATTCTTGCATATTACTCTCTTGCGGGGCAAAGAGATGATTTTCCGGATAGCGTTGTACCTTTGGAATCCACG GGAAACAAAGTGATATGA
- the LOC112785280 gene encoding pentatricopeptide repeat-containing protein At1g77170, mitochondrial-like, translating to MPRLFHLKGSIFAVISRCFSATTKNENNVVALVATQLSNCSGIRQLNQLYAHVLTTHFLESNPAPFNWNNIIRAYVRLDAPRKALHIHVAMLREGVLPDHYTMPIVLKAVCQCFAVELGKQLHSVAVKLGLQSNEYCETGFLGLYCKAGEFGSARKVFDENPQPKLGSWNAIIGGLSQAGLAQDAIDMFINMRRHGFVPDGVTMVSLTSACGSIGDLNLAIQLHKCVFQAKNLEKTDILLLNSLIDMYGKCGRMDLAYRVFASMEDRNVSSWTSMIVGYGMHGHVKEALDCFWCMIKAGVNPNYVTFIGLLSACVHGGTVQEGRYYFDMMKNVYGITPQMQHYGCMVDLLGRAGLLDEARKMVEEMPMKPNSIVWGCLMGACEKHGNVDMAEWVTKHLQELEPWNDGAYVVLCNIYANHGLWKEVERIRSFMKEGKVAKVPGYSLTTNSN from the coding sequence ATGCCAAGGTTGTTCCATCTCAAAGGTTCCATTTTTGCTGTCATTTCTCGTTGTTTTTCTGCAACAACAAAAAACGAAAACAATGTTGTAGCATTGGTAGCTACCCAGCTATCTAATTGTAGTGGGATACGTCAACTGAACCAACTATATGCCCATGTATTAACAACCCACTTTCTCGAATCAAATCCTGCACCTTTTAATTGGAACAATATCATCAGGGCCTATGTTAGATTAGATGCTCCACGCAAGGCACTTCACATCCATGTTGCAATGCTTCGAGAAGGGGTTTTGCCCGATCATTATACCATGCCCATTGTTCTTAAGGCTGTGTGTCAGTGTTTCGCTGTTGAGCTTGGAAAGCAGCTGCATTCTGTTGCCGTGAAGCTTGGTTTGCAATCCAATGAGTATTGTGAAACAGGGTTCTTGGGTTTGTATTGTAAAGCTGGTGAATTTGGAAGTGCACGTAAGGTGTTTGATGAAAATCCTCAACCGAAGCTTGGTTCTTGGAATGCCATAATAGGTGGCCTTTCGCAGGCTGGGCTTGCCCAGGATGCAATAGACATGTTTATCAATATGAGGAGACATGGGTTTGTGCCGGACGGTGTCACCATGGTTAGCTTGACATCAGCTTGTGGGAGCATTGGTGACTTGAATTTGGCAATCCAGCTGCACAAATGTGTTTTCCAGGCTAAGAATTTGGAGAAGACGGATATTTTGTTGTTGAATTCGCTGATTGACATGTATGGAAAGTGTGGCCGGATGGACTTGGCATATAGAGTTTTTGCATCAATGGAGGATCGAAATGTTTCGTCATGGACATCCATGATTGTAGGATATGGGATGCATGGACATGTTAAGGAAGCACTAGATTGCTTCTGGTGTATGATAAAGGCAGGAGTAAATCCCAATTATGTGACTTTTATTGGACTACTCAGTGCTTGCGTGCATGGTGGGACAGTTCAAGAGGGAAGATACTATTTTGATATGATGAAGAATGTTTATGGAATAACACCCCAAATGCAACACTATGGATGCATGGTAGACCTGTTGGGTCGAGCAGGATTGCTTGATGAGGCTAGAAAAATGGTGGAGGAGATGCCTATGAAGCCAAATTCTATAGTATGGGGGTGTTTGATGGGTGCATGTGAAAAACATGGGAATGTGGATATGGCAGAATGGGTAACTAAGCATTTGCAAGAATTGGAACCTTGGAATGATGGTGCTTATGTGGTATTGTGCAATATCTATGCAAATCACGGATTGTGGAAGGAGGTGGAGAGAATAAGATCTTTCATGAAAGAAGGAAAGGTTGCTAAGGTTCCTGGTTATAGCCTCACAACAAATTCAAATTGA
- the LOC112783647 gene encoding protein phosphatase 1 regulatory inhibitor subunit PPP1R7 homolog, translated as MAEETSSEVEASSAGRDGEEGEPSATVLDLTSCQMHDLDSVELPPNLTELDLTANRLSSLDPRIGNLSHLKKLSFRQNLITDDAVLPLSSWNALSDLQELVLRDNQLRKIPDMKIFKSLLVFDVSFNEINSLHGLSAVSNTLKELYVSKNEVPKIEEIDHFLDLQILELGSNKLRVMENLQNLTNLQELWLGRNRIKVVNLCGLKSIKKLSLQSNRLTSMAGFEGCVALEELYLSHNGITKMEGLSSLVNLRVLDVSSNKLTSVDDIQNLTKLEDLWLNDNQIDSLEGIAGAVAGSKEKLTTLYLENNPCAKTPNYTAILREIFPNIQQIDSEIFS; from the exons ATGGCGGAGGAAACATCGTCGGAGGTGGAAGCATCATCGGCCGGAAGGGATGGGGAGGAAGGGGAGCCTTCAGCGACGGTGCTGGATCTCACGAGCTGCCAGATGCACGACCTCGACTCGGTCGAGTTACCCCCTAACCTGACCGAGTTGGACCTCACCGCGAATCGTTTGTCTTCGTTGGACCCTCGCATTGGGAACCTCTCTCATCTCAAGAAGCTCTCTTTTCGTCAGAATCTCATCACAGACGACGCCGTTTTGCCCCTTTCTTCCTGGAACGCTCTCTCCGATCTCCag GAGCTTGTGCTGCGGGATAATCAATTGAGGAAGATTCCTGATATGAAGATATTTAAGAGCCTTTTGGTTTTCGATGTTTCCTTCAACGAAATCAACTCTCTTCATGGCTTGTCCGCTGTCTCCAACACCCTCAAGGAGCTCTATGTCTCGAAAAATGAAGTTCCTAAGATTGAAGAGATTGATCACTTCCTTGACTTGCAGATTCTTGAACTCGGTTCCAACAAGTTGCgg GTGATGGAGAATCTGCAGAACTTGACGAATTTGCAGGAGCTGTGGCTTGGCCGGAATCGGATCAAAGTTGTAAACCTGTGTGGTCTCAAATCCATCAAGAAGCTTAGTTTGCAAAGCAATCGCCTCACTTCGATGGCAGGATTCGAG GGTTGCGTAGCGTTAGAAGAACTATACCTGAGCCATAATGGTATCACTAAAATGGAAGGCTTGTCTTCTCTGGTCAACCTTCGGGTTTTAGATGTATCATCAAATAAGCTAACCTCTGTGGATGACATTCAGAACCTCACAAA ATTAGAAGATTTGTGGCTGAATGACAACCAAATAGATTCGCTTGAAGGGATTGCTGGGGCTGTTGCTGGTTCAAAAGAAAAGCTTACCACTCTCTACCTAGAAAATAACCCATGT GCTAAGACACCCAACTATACTGCCATCCTGAGGGAGATCTTCCCCAACATCCAACAAATTGATTCTGAAATATTCTCTTAG